GACCGCACGATGCCCAGACGCCACCGCTACCTGATCGCCTTGCTGCTGCTGATCCTGGTATCGGTCACCATCGGCTACCTGCGCCGGGACACTCCACCCGCACCACCTACGCTACCGCCCCATAGCTATGTCAAGGCCTTGCGCATGGCCCACGAAGGCCAGCCGGGCGCTGCGCGGGTGCTGTATCAGCAACTGCAACGTGACGACCTGGCACCGATTCGCCGCGCCGCGCTGTTCGCCGAGCTGCCCAACTACCCTTCGCCACAAGCCCTGAAACTGGCCCAGGCGGGTTTGGAAAACGATGAACCGCTGGTACGCCGCGCCGCCATTTCCAGCATCCACCGCCTGGTCCCTGCAGCGCAGCGCAGCCTGGTGCTGGGGCCGCTGCTGGACGATGACGAGCAAAGCGTGCGTTTTGCCGCCGTTGATGCCCTGCTCGGCCTTGACCCCGACGCCATCGGCCTGTATTTCGGGCCGCTGCAGGCAGCGCTGGAGCAATACCAGCAGGCACTGGAGCAACAGCCCGACGATGCCGAGGCACAAGTGCACCTGGCACGTCTGTATCTGCATGAAAATGACTACACCCAAGCCGCCTTGGCCCTGCAACGTGCCCTTGCGTTGGCACCGGACAGCACCGATGCGCTGGCGGCCCAGGTGAGCCTGCTGGAACGCCAGGGTCACCATGACCAGTCCCGGCAGATACTGGCCAAAGCGCTGGCCCTGCGCCCGGATTCGGCGTTTCTGCAGAACCAACTCGGCCACTGGCTGATCCGCCAC
The Pseudomonas sp. KU43P genome window above contains:
- a CDS encoding tetratricopeptide repeat protein: MPRRHRYLIALLLLILVSVTIGYLRRDTPPAPPTLPPHSYVKALRMAHEGQPGAARVLYQQLQRDDLAPIRRAALFAELPNYPSPQALKLAQAGLENDEPLVRRAAISSIHRLVPAAQRSLVLGPLLDDDEQSVRFAAVDALLGLDPDAIGLYFGPLQAALEQYQQALEQQPDDAEAQVHLARLYLHENDYTQAALALQRALALAPDSTDALAAQVSLLERQGHHDQSRQILAKALALRPDSAFLQNQLGHWLIRHEQREYALLALSRAVELEPDNADYRYTLAVTLHDLEQADAAQKQLETLLSRQPANRAARVLLIQYWKETGQLQNVQVLLAELERLNPDDPFLQQGL